In Perca flavescens isolate YP-PL-M2 chromosome 7, PFLA_1.0, whole genome shotgun sequence, the following proteins share a genomic window:
- the LOC114558958 gene encoding periphilin-1: protein MDNVRPQETKQNKGSTLRHREHSDESPEKRPTDSSASPPQDTKRLIRRVRSPSRPRAWLSNSYKPKFGGPFYKPRSIKDDHSFYKPGFGNQRYHHFNPRGSFHQRDHFQPKPHHIALKEREREKEKERYEHRESAERTSPSNSKPTRPFLPRSTSSRDKDMQYIVCQNDRNQSRERDHRGTKSKERERSRDRELPSTASHTATRDRAIQKKRREIDEVYHQECEMFGLVAKMLIAKDPTLERPIQSALQENLRDIGKRCVEGMEKFIEDYDSRELSH from the exons atggaTAATGTACGACCGCAGGAAACCAAGCAAAACAAG GGCTCCACGTTgcggcacagggaacacagcgaTGAGTCTCCCGAAAAGAGGCCCACTGACAGCTCTGCGTCTCCCCCTCAG GATACGAAGAGGCTAATCAGAAGAGTGCGAAGTCCATCAAGACCAAGGGCATGGCTGTCCAATTCTTACAAACCGAAGTTTGGAGGGCCATTCTACAAACCGCG TTCTATAAAGGATGACCACTCATTCTACAAACCTGGCTTTGGCAACCAGAGGTACCACCACTTCAACCCACGGGGTTCCTTCCACCAGAGAGATCATTTCCAGCCTAAACCTCACCACATCGCACTGAAGGAGAGGGAAcgggagaaggagaaggagcgGTACGAGCACAGAGAAAGCGCTGAGAGAACTTCACCTTCAAATTCAAAAC CTACCAGACCTTTCTTACCCAGATCAACGTCCAGCAGAGACAAGGACATGCAGTACATC GTTTGTCAGAACGACAGGAACCAAAGCAGGGAGAGAGATCACAGGGGGACAAAAAGCAAAGAACGAGAACGAAGCCGAGACCGGGAGCTCCCTTCAACTGCGAGCCATACGGCGACACGAGACCGAGCCATccaaaagaagaggagagagatagATGAG GTGTACCATCAGGAATGTGAAATGTTTGGCCTTGTGGCAAAGATGCTGATAGCAAAGGATCCGACCCTGGAGCGCCCCATCCAGTCCGCGCTGCAGGAGAACCTAAGGGACATCGGCAAGCGTTGTGTGGAGGGCATGGAGAAATTTATAGAGGACTATGACTCCAGGGAGCTGTCTCACTAA
- the LOC114559151 gene encoding prickle-like protein 2 → MSLEMEKTITKLMYDFQRNSTSDDDSGCALEEYAWVPPGLSPEQVHQYYNALPEEKVPYINSPGEKCRIKQLLHQLPPHDNEMRYCNSLDEEEKRELKLFSNQRKKDSLGRGNVRPFPLTINGAICEKCGGQINGGDIVVFAARAGHGKCWHPNCFVCSMCEELLVDLIYFYHDGKIFCGRHHAERLKPRCCACDEIIFADECTEAEGRHWHMKHFCCYECETTLGGQRYIMKDGRPHCCNCFESLYAEYCDACGEHIGNDQGQMTYDGQHWHATEECFCCARCKRSLLGRPFLPKQGQIFCSRSCSAGQDPDESDSSDSAFQSARSRESRHSTKIGKKERRNAEQERRSAEARQTAPPPMPDRLSAEIDPLSVQMDRLSLSSSQTPSRTPNRTPSRTPSRAPSLNQVWMSRDDPYVPAVYEGPQGEPSPTPAPIHLLGQCNPRQGYNPNANAHPPAQTAANPGKRPDSWGKEQGNAKRTPMAALRGHSFNENWTHQSQDEFRPNKLRTQMSFNEMSSQNQGFSDKRSISLHGFQRDGRPPLTRRNPINAMSFNEPLTPLEQTPRGSMDSLTMSNATGNSLDGVSKRQEHLSRFSMPDLSKDSGVNVSEKSNMGTLSSSVQFHSTESLSSSRPYTNNMYAPLRVGYPLQYWDGPQPLGFDGKGRVGVMGSSGNLRMAPMSDRMPRRRINGQEPVSQQQQPQPRRRKHHRGNHSNSQHRSGRHHKRSRRSRSDNALHLVADRPAQMVELPYRRVQEDYDRFPSGNAARELFGLEPGGYRQQPQRPCPRTTSDLTLQNAGWQPVGLGGPCWGDGYMEAADPWCSSCSSSSESEGDEGYFLGEPIPRPVQLCYINNEELRHRYSPSGIAAHHGPLHGPLHGPIHGQLHTRQRRKSKNCILS, encoded by the exons GTGCATCAGTATTATAACGCCTTACCAGAAGAGAAGGTCCCCTATATAAACAGCCCTGGAGAGAAATGTCGTATCAAACAACTGCTTCACCAGTTGCCACCACATGACAATGAG ATGCGTTATTGCAACTCGTTGGACGAGGAGGAGAAGCGAGAGCTTAAGCTCTTTAGCAACCAACGGAAGAAGGACAGCTTGGGCAGAGGCAACGTCCGTCCTTTCCCCCTCACCATCAATGGGGCGATCTGTGAAAAG TGTGGTGGTCAAATAAATGGAGGGGACATTGTGGTTTTTGCTGCAAGGGCAGGTCATGGAAAATGCTGGCACCCAAATTGCTTCGTCTGCAGCATGTGTGAGGAATTGTTGGTGGATCTCATCTACTTCTACCATGATGGCAAGATCTTCTGTGGCCGGCATCATGCCGAGAGGCTGAAACCCCGCTGCTGTGCTTGTGATGAG ATAATCTTTGCTGATGAGTGCACTGAAGCAGAGGGCAGGCACTGGCACATGAAGCACTTCTGTTGCTATGAGTGTGAGACCACCCTCGGCGGCCAACGCTACATCATGAAGGACGGACGGCCACACTGCTGCAACTGCTTCGAGTCCCTTTATGCAGAGTACTGTGACGCATGTGGAGAACACATAG GCAATGACCAAGGCCAGATGACGTATGATGGACAGCACTGGCACGCAACCGAGGAGTGTTTTTGCTGTGCCCGTTGCAAGCGCTCTCTGCTGGGCCGCCCCTTCTTGCCAAAGCAGGGGCAGATCTTCTGCTCACGGTCCTGCAGCGCTGGACAG GATCCAGATGAGTCTGACTCCTCAGACTCGGCATTCCAAAGTGCCCGTTCCCGTGAATCCCGCCACAGCACCAAGATTGGCAAAAAGGAGCGCAGGAACGCTGAGCAGGAGCGGCGGAGTGCCGAAGCCCGCCAGACAGCTCCTCCGCCCATGCCTGACCGTCTGTCTGCTGAAATTGATCCTCTCTCTGTTCAGATGGACCGGTTAAGCCTCTCATCTAGCCAGACCCCGAGCAGGACACCAAACCGCACTCCGAGCCGCACTCCGAGCCGTGCCCCGAGCCTTAACCAGGTGTGGATGAGCCGGGATGACCCCTACGTCCCTGCAGTGTATGAGGGCCCCCAGGGTGAACCCTCCCCCACACCAGCACCTATACATCTGCTAGGTCAGTGTAACCCCAGGCAGGGCTACAATCCCAACGCAAACGCTCACCCTCCAGCTCAGACTGCTGCCAACCCAGGGAAGAGGCCTGACTCCTGGGGGAAGGAACAAGGCAATGCCAAGAGGACCCCTATGGCTGCTCTGAGGGGCCACTCCTTTAATGAAAACTGGACCCACCAAAGCCAGGATGAATTCAGGCCCAACAAGCTACGCACCCAGATGAGTTTCAATGAGATGTCTAGCCAGAACCAGGGATTCTCTGACAAGAGGAGCATTAGCCTGCATGGATTCCAGAGAGACGGCAGACCCCCGCTGACCAGGAGGAATCCCATCAATGCCATGAGCTTCAATGAGCCCCTCACTCCTCTAGAACAGACTCCTCGTGGATCCATGGATTCCCTCACTATGTCCAACGCTACAG GTAACTCTTTGGACGGCGTCAGTAAGCGTCAGGAGCATTTGTCTAGGTTCTCCATGCCCGACCTGAGTAAAGACtcaggtgtgaatgtgtctgaAAAGAGCAACATGGGCACCCTCAGCTCATCCGTCCAGTTCCACAGCACAGAGTCGCTGTCCTCCTCTCGCCCCTACACCAATAACATGTATGCTCCACTGAGAGTCGGCTACCCGCTGCAGTACTGGGATGGCCCGCAGCCACTGGGTTTTGACGGCAAAGGTCGTGTCGGGGTGATGGGCAGCAGTGGAAACCTGCGGATGGCTCCAATGAGCGACAGAATGCCCCGCCGACGCATAAATGGACAGGAACCGGTGTCGCAGCAACAGCAGCCACAACCAAGGCGCCGCAAACACCACCGTGGAAACCACAGTAACAGTCAACACCGCAGTGGCCGCCACCACAAACGCTCTCGCCGCTCCCGCTCTGACAATGCCCTGCACCTGGTGGCGGACCGGCCCGCTCAAATGGTAGAGCTGCCCTACCGTCGCGTCCAGGAGGATTACGATCGCTTCCCCTCCGGTAATGCTGCTCGGGAGTTGTTTGGTCTTGAGCCAGGTGGGTACAGACAGCAGCCCCAACGGCCCTGCCCCCGCACCACTTCTGATCTCACCCTGCAGAATGCTGGCTGGCAACCTGTTGGGCTGGGTGGGCCATGCTGGGGCGATGGGTACATGGAGGCTGCTGACCCTTGGTGCTCCAGCTGCTCCTCTTCTTCTGAGTCTGAGGGAGATGAGGGTTATTTCCTGGGTGAACCAATCCCTCGGCCCGTGCAGCTTTGCTACATCAACAACGAAGAGCTGCGCCATCGCTACAGCCCCTCTGGGATAGCTGCCCATCACGGACCTCTGCACGGACCTCTGCACGGACCGATTCATGGCCAGCTGCACACCCGCCAAAGGAGGAAGAGCAAAAACTGTATACTTTCATAG